DNA sequence from the Sceloporus undulatus isolate JIND9_A2432 ecotype Alabama chromosome 4, SceUnd_v1.1, whole genome shotgun sequence genome:
TGTATGCTGATGCAGCAATAACTAAAAGGATGAGTGTGGGATAAACATGAAGACCATTTATTTAGATTAATGAAAGAAACTATTTGAAACCCACAATGTGACACATTTTCCTAAGCCTAGTTATGAaacaactttttttcctttgtaaatTAATGTTAGAAATTGATTATGGTTTTTGGGTATTTGTGTTTAAATCAGTTTAGCACATCAACAGCAACAAGCGTGCACTCCACAggtatttgattttaaaaaaaaccccagatcGGAGCTTTGGGGTAAATAAGCAGGATATATGTTAGGTAAAAGAAACTACTTTTATGCTACATCTAGGTTCTATAAATAAACTAACTagtagagaaaactatacttggtaAAGAGTCCCTGAGCTCACTTGtgcaaataagaagaaaaacatctttagCAGCGCAACCTGGCTTTGCTCCATCCTTGGTGAGAGCgaaagaggaagaggacagagaGACAAAGGGTAATAAACTTATTGACCCCTAGAAAAGGGAGAGGTAATAGGAAGTGACCTCTTTCACAAGCAACATGTGATGACCATAGAGAGAGACAATCAGTGTTCCTTCTAGAAGAACACCCCCCCCTTCTCATGGAAACCAAACACTAGATCTACAAAACACAAGCAGTATGCTATACTCCAACAGTTTAACAGATCAGGATGCCATGTAGTGTGATGGCTTCCCTGTCTCTGTagtgaaagaaaatgtttttatgtgATAAACGTGTTGAACTAAAATGGGTGGCTGTTTGGTGGCTGTTTAAACAGAAACATGACAATCTCCTTTCCTTCTGGCAGGCCCCCAatgtcttcttctcctttctccataAGCAGTTCTGGAGAACTGAGGGAAACCTTTGGAAGCAAATTTGGCACCACAATGGAGACTGCAGCGcggtggaggagaaagaaaaacttaGATTGAAGCAAAGTGTAGCCTGTAATCTGTAGAGAACATGGGGTAAAAAGTTTTTTAGTGtgttgtaaaacaacaacaaaaatgacatttttataCTATACATTATACTGTAGGGAACAACTTGTTACATTTTCAATTCAATtcgtttctttttttctttctcttaatgAAGTTTGGTATTTAAAGATGTTACATGCGCTGCAAAATGTAAAACAGTGGTTTCAGCTGATGAGGCTTGTGTGGCAGTGCCTTCCAAAAGCCAATGCGTTTACGGTGACACGTAAGATGTATTCTGTGTATGTGGTGAGGGGTTTATCCTTTGGGGAGAAGCCAACTATTTCTGGCCTTTTAGTGAATTCTATCTTTATGCTGTGTGTAATAGTTCTGATATTTTTTGAGGTTTTTTACTACTGGTTACATcatgttgttgtattttttatttgtaattttactTTGAATGTCAGTGTTTACACAGAAATATAGGTTATAAGTGTGTTCCAAACAAATTTACCTTGTTGTGTGCGTGTTAGGTTTAGCAATTGCATCTGTGCTCCTGAAAATAtgaaagagcaataaaagaaaacagcatgttATAATAACAAAATTTAGTTCATAAAGCGGTAGAGGCAAAAGGTGTGAGGTTTGGCTGCCATTTATGTCCAAGTTGTGGTAATTAAACATTAGTCCGTATTCTCACTACATTTGGATCTTAGCCAAAGGCTGAGAAGTATAGGTCATTGAGTATACTTAGTTGTAAAGCTTAATGCGGCTGATTTCTGTGGTTTTTAGGTTCATAGGCATCTTGCAAAATTAGTCCTTGTGGTGGATGATGAATGACATAGTCACAATATTAAAtatgttctctttttttaaaggttttattacATTTGTTTTGTTCAGTTTGTAGTTCTGGACCAGAATACCTCAAACGTTTACCGCTTGCAATGGTAAGTACAATTAAGAGTGCATTGAAAAAAGTTGACTATGGCACTATAATATTCCATGgcttgctattttctgcacaataaaAGTTTTGCCATCTCAAATTGTTTTTTGTAAACAAAACACAAGTGGGCCAGGTGTAAGTCTGAACAGTATTATTTCCAGTTATGTTTCCCTTCCCTTGCCAGTTCCTCAGATTGGTAGATATTTTTATCTCCTCGTTTTCTCAAAGTGGCCAAAATAatagactaacaaggctatgaaattcttaGCAATTTCTTAATTCAGTACATTGTACTATCTGTGTTCTAAGAGTCCTAGCTCTGTTTGTCTGCTAGGCAGATGGTGTTCATACTtcgaaaatgttaaaagaatgctagattttttttcattgaaacTTTTGAATTTTAGGGTAGATATACACATCTATGCTCTTACAACATAAGTGTTATTCACAAAAAAGAAATAGTTTGATTCAGAGCTTGAACTCAGGACCTAATTAATGAAAACTGGGGACCACGACTCCACCTGGTGAAGTAAGTGTTGATATGTTCATAGTGGGTCATGTGTATCGCTCATCTAGAAAGTCAAACTATGTCgtaaaatgaataattttttttaaaaaaaaaaaagtttcaatcAGCAAACATTAGTATTGAAATCCAAAGATTTGTACATGCCACACGTTGGCTATAGAAGGCAAAACAAGTTTGAGTCTATAGTCAACAGGTAGCAAGTTGTGGTGGTGCCCTATAGCATGTGTCATGACCTAATGGTTCATATTCTATTTGAAAATTATGCTACATTAGTGCTTTTTGTTGCATCTTAATCTGTTTTGAACTGCATGTGGAGAAAAAACAGGTCTGATATCTATAATTTAGTTTGTGTTGAGTGCTCTCTCTAATCTTAATGTGAAATAAAATTTACCCTAAACCAAAGAGTGGTGTTATTAGACTGCTGTGCTTTTTGTGAAAGTTAGAAATGAGCAGTGTGAGGAGATAGATAAGGTATATAATGCATTATGGAAAGAGATGCAGAAAATTTTCTGTGAGTTCATCATATGACTTGGTAGCCAAATTCCCATATTTCTCAAAAATTGTAGTATATAACTTCAAGCATACAGTAGTAATGTTGTTTTTTCTTAAAGTACATTCCAATTTATGAGATGCCTGGGGTGCGCCTCTACACTGTTTGAAATCACTTATGTGCTGCAgctgctccatcctgtggaattctgggatatgtagtttttacagggtatttagccttctctgccaaaagagTGTTGGTGGCCTCACAAACCTACGAATCCCAGATGatatagtatggagccatggcagttaagtgtgcatcaaactcaattatttctacATGCAACCCCGTGGTTTCCTCCTTTTGCATAGAACTATGAAAACTGAGAAACAAGTATTTCCTACGATCAGTTTCTTTGGAAGGGTAACTCCAGATGGATTCAGTAGTATTTACTCTAAGAGTAGTTAGGATCTGGACAATGAAATCCTTTTAGCTTCAAACATCTCCATGAttataatagtgtttttttaagtgaggtccaaaacaaatggcaagaaataatccagtttgagactgcttaaccTGCCCGTGGCTCAATGcgaaggaatcctgggaactgtagtttgtggtggcacaagtgctctctgagagagaaggcaaaatgtctcacaaaactggcagttcctagaattcccctagcacgtgagccagggcagttaaagcagtctcaaacaggattattccGCAGTGTGGTTTTGGATCAAATCTGGTGCAAAAAAATGGTCTGACAGTCAATACTTCAGAGAGTTATTGTTCTTATTACTTGTCCCAACTGCTGTTTAACTTAGGAAAGAGGTAGAAATTTGGAAGTTACTgcgaaaatacttttaaaatacatacaaatggacATGTAAAATAATGGACTGAGAGCAAAGAGAGACAGTATTTTACTCAGTAAAATCACAAACCAGTATTGTTATAGCTATGTTTGACTAGATTATTAATtacattattataatttttttttaaaaaggaaccgtTAGCTATTAAAACTAGGTAAGATTGcagataaaatttatttaaatattcctAAAGGGCATATTTGGAAGAGGAAAACTAAAATCTGTAGTTACAAGCTTCTAGTGTATATTATTTAACTACCTTGTCACTCTCTGCTGCGTTTTTAGAAGTCAACAAATTTTGGCAGCTAATTTAATGAAGATACTACATGTTAGGAGTTATTCTCTTACAGCCTTGTCGTGTTTAATTATGCCCAGACCCCAGAATCCTTCTGAAAATTCATTCTCCTAGGCCAAAAAGTCAGAATTTCTTTTTGAACCTGATTGTTCTGTCAGATACATGTTACCAAAGCACCAAAATGTTTTACTGTTAGTAAAAGACAAATGATATACTCAGCATTTCAAAcagatattttaatataatttcatTCTATATTTTCATTCTGTATTGTTAGGACATCAAAGAACCAAAAATGTCAAGTTCTTCTCTCCTTCAAGAGTCACATTGCCATTCTGTTTTATCAGTCAGTAGGTATTCTAGACAGAACATATCCTGTCTAATATATTGGAAATCTAAATACAACGGTGTGTCTATATATCTTGAACTGCACGAGTGGGTTCTTAGTACTTAGGAGATATACTCAAAGTCTTGTAGGTTAAACCACTCTTAATAGTTACAGTTGGCAGACACACCAAAACTCTGAAAGATATCAGATGTTTTTGGAGGCATTAAAGGATTACAAGACCATGTAagttcttttgctttgttttgtcgGATGCTGTGGGGCTTTTCTTCAGTTGAAACTAAGGCTATTAAAAAAACCTTGTGCATTAATATATGATTAAATAGTGATGAGGAACTCTTATAGTAGGTATGTGGctttttttaagctgcttttcatGTGAAAAAGGGAAATTTTCTTGTAAACCCAGTTCCTTCTACCCCTTGAAAATTATCCAGTTCCTGACAATGAGGTTTAGGAGAACAGCTAAACTCAACTGCAAGAAAAAGAGATGAGAAAGAGCTGGCCACTGATGTACCGATTGCGAAGAAAGTCAGGACTTTGATAATTGCAGGTGTGCTGggttgaaaacatttaaaactcgaaggctttcatggccggcatccatagttttttgtgggtttttcgggctacgtggccatgttccagaaaagtttcttcctgatgttttgccagcatctgtggctggcatcttcagagaatgcttagcctggaaaaattgggtgcatatatactgtgtgagcctaggaatgcaggagtgatttgcatcagcacagaacaatacacatgaagatgccagccacagatgctggcgaaacgtcaggaagaaacttttctggcacatggccacatagcctgaaaaacccacaaaaacccacttattaaaACTCCTTTTTCATGACATGGACAGGAATCAGTATTGGCTCCAAAGTCTTTCTTCTGCCCACATTTTATACGCTGCTTATCTCAAGCTCTGAGAAACTATTTCTACACCTTGCCCTTCTACTAGAACAGTGCTTCTCAGTGGTGGTCTTTGGGCAGGTCCTGGTCCCTTAACCATCTGCCAATCCTTGGAGAGCTtcttggcaagaaaacaacaAGTATACCCATTGGACCAAAATATGGCACTGGTCCCTGGTACACTGCTGAAAAATGCCATCTTCCCACATCTcctagcttaagaagcactgtgCTATGTGATATATCTGCTGGATCCTAATGCCTCAGTGTTTCACCTTGTTTCTCCTACTACATATCCACAAATGCCTTTGTAGTGAGAGATGCATTTGCAATGAGAGATGTTTCCTGATCACAGCAAGTTTAATAGTCATATGTATGTGTTCTGCTGTcactttggaaggaaaaaaacaggctttgtattttttttaaagtaaagcaaTGCACTCTTTTTTTAGGAGCTACTGAAAGTGGGGAAATGGTCTGTACAATATGCCAGGAAGAATATTCAGAAGCACCCAATGAAATAGTTATTTGTGATAAGTGTGGCCAAGGTAATGTAAATCTTGTAGAGTGCAGAACTTTTAAAAGTTGGACCAACATTTCATGATTAACCCTTGGTTTAGAAATATTTGTAACAATATATTTAAGTATAACTTAAACTGGACCATCACAAGATGCATAATGTATCTAATATACTCAAATGAGTGGatttaaatcaacacttatgtaaattccattgattcagtgagtacTTTTTGGTATTAATaacttaattttaatttataagaTCAACTGAAAGATAAGTTGGTGGTTCAGTATTGACACATAGTGGTAGGACTTGGATTAAGAGTTattgtgttggcatcccttcacaaaattaaaaagatatttttctCCTGAACTCAGGTTATCATCAGCTGTGTCACACACCAAATATTGATTCTAGTGTGATAGATTCAGACGATAAATGGCTGTGCCGGCAGTGTGtctttgcaacaacaacaaaggtagggAAAAACATGATGAAGTTAATACAGCTGAAAGTAAGACTTTACTTTTATCTGGCATTAGATAGTAGTATTTGCTGCTTCAATCTGTTTTATTCCAGAGAGGGGGCGCACTTAAGAAAGGACCAAATGCCAAAGCACTGCAAGTCATGAAGCAAACATTGCCTTACAATGTAGCCGACCTTGAATGGGATGCAGGCCATAAAACCAATGCCCAACAGTGTTACTGCTACTGTGGAGGTCCTGGAGAGTAAGCATATAGAGACTCTTGTGGAAAGATACTTTCACTTTTCCCCCATATATTGTGTAATGCATATGAATGTTATATTTCtgaaatatgtatatttatttatgagACACGTTTTCCAACCATATTGTGCCACTGCAGAACAGCAACATCACAACTGCAAGATCAGGCATTCATTACATTTTCTGTTCTTCAGTTTTTGAAGTCTGTAAACCTGCAAGAAAATAGGATATTTATTCCTGTAGACAGTTACCTGGGAGCAAGCTTCATTGAGTACAGTGAAACTTAATTTCAAGTAAGCATGTTTGGATTGGACCACATGTTCAGTTGCACtggaaatataaaattttatgcAGGGTCTTGGGCAGTATATGCTGCCATGACTTCTGTTAACCACCTGGCACAGTAATACTGCCCCAAGTTCTTTGCAGTATAATAAAACCATATACAGTCCAATTAGAATAGACATTTCAAAAGATTCtcacacatggggaaaattgaggACCATAAAACTCAAAAATCTAGAGTGAGTTAAATTTTACACACCAAAGCCTGTTCTctcaataacaataaacataacaAAATCCCAAAAACACAGGTGGCAAAAACGCAGCTAGAAATCAGGGTACGTTTCTAGGAGTGGATCTCAAATCTTGAACCTAGATAGTTGTCAGGGGTGCAGTATATTATTTGTCTTGTTACAAAGAATTCTGGGAAAGTATAATCCGTTGCTTAAACCATTAAACAATTATTAGACAACATTCTGAAGGAAGCtacaaacagtaaaaaaaataatagataaATTCTGTATGCTGATGCAGCAATAACTAAAAGGATGAGTGTGGGATAAACATGAAGACCATTTATTTAGATTAATGAAAGAAACATATTTGAACCCTACATGTGGTCATCATTTTCCTAAGCCTAGTTATGTACACAACTTGTTTTCCTTTGTAAATTAATGTTAGAAAATTGATTATGgtttttggttatttgtggttaaatCAGTTTAGCAGCATCAACAGCAACAAGCGTGCACTCCACAggtatttgattttaaaaaaaccctagatctgagcttctggtaaataaGCAGGATATATTGTtaggtaaaaagaaacttactttattgctacatctaggttCTATAAAATAACTAACTagtagagaaaactatacttggtagaagagtccctagagctCACTTGtgcaaataagaagaaaaacatctttagCAGCGCAACCTGGCTTTTGCTTCCATCCTTGGTGAgagcagaaagaggaagaggacagagaacAAAGGGTAATAAACTTTATTGACCCCTAGAAAAGGGAGAGGTATAGGAAGTGACTTCTTCACAAGCAACATTGAATGACCATAGAGATATACATCAGTGTTCCTTCTAGAAGACACCCCCCCTTCTCATGGAAACCAAACATAGATCTACAAAACAAGCAAGTATGCTAATACTCCAACAGTTAACAGATCAGGATGCCATGTTATGTGATGGCTTCCCTGTCTCTGTatttgaaagaaatgtttttatgTGATAACGTGTTGAACTAAATGGTGGCTTTTTGGCTGTTAAACAGAAACTGACaatctcctttccttctgcagccCCAATGtgcttctcctttctccataATCAGTTCTGGAGAACTGGGGGAAACCTTTGGAGCAAATTTGGCACCACAATGGAGACTGCAGCgggtggaggagaaagaaaacttAGATTGAGCAAAGTGTAGCCTGTAATCTGTAGAGAATGCATGGTGAAAAAGTTTTTTAGTGTGTTGTAAAACAACAATCAAAATGACATTTTTATACTATACATTATACTGTAGGGAACAACTTGTTACATTTCAattcaattctttctttcttttttctttctcttaatgAAGTTGGTATTTAAAGATGTTACAGTGCTGCAAATGTAAACAGTGGTTTCATGAGGCTTGTGTGCAGTGCCTCCAAAAGCCAATGCTTTACGGTGACAGGTAAGATGTATTCTGTGTATGTGTGAGGGGTTTATCCTTTGGGGAGAATGCCAACTATTTCTGGCTTTAGTGAAATTCTATCTTTATGCTGTGTATAGTTCTGatattttgaggtttttttaCTACTGTTACATcatgttgtttattttttatttgtaatttactTTGAATGTCAGTGTTTCACAGAAAATAGGTTATAAGTTTCCAAACAAATttaccttgttgttgctgttagtttAGCAATTGCATCTTGCTCCTGAAATATGAAAAGCATAAAGAATAAACAGCATGTTATAATAACAAAAATTTAGTTCATAAAGCTGTAGAGCAAAAGGTTGAGGTTTGGCTGCCATTTATGTCCAAGTTGGTAATTAACATTAGTCCTTATTCTCACTAcatttgatcttagccaaaaggccgagaagtaTATTCATTGATATACTTAGTATGTAAGCTTATGCTGATTTCTGTGGTTTTTTAGGTTCTAGGCATCTTGCAAAATTAGTCCTTTGGTGATGATGAACATAGTCACAATATTAAAtatgttctctttttttaaaggttttatacaTTTGTTTGTTCAGTTTGTAGTTCTGGACCAGAATACCTCAAACGTTTACCCTTGCAATGGTAAGTACAACTTAAGAGTGCATTGAAAAAAGTTGACTATGGCACTATATATATTTCCATGGCTGTCTATTGTCTGCACAATAAAGTTTTGCCATTCAATTGTTTTTTGTAAACAAAACACAAGTGGCCCATGTGTAAGTCTGAACAGTATTGTTTCAGTTATTTTTCCCTTCCTTGCCAGTCTCAGATTGTAGATATTTTATCTCTCGTTTTCTCAAAGTGGCCAAAATAatagactaacaaggctatgaaattcttaGCAATTTCTTAATTCAGTACATTGTACTATCTGGTTTCTAAAGAGTCCTAGCTCTGTTTGTCTTCTAGACAGATTGTGTTCATACTTCTAAAATGTTAAAAGATGCTAATTTTTTTCATTGAAACTTTTGAATTTTAGGGTAGATATAGCACATCTATGCCTTTACAACCTAAGTGTTATtcacaaaaagaaatattttgattCAGAGCTTGAACTCATGACCTATATTAATGAAAACTGGGACCGACTCCACCCTGGTGAAGTAAGTGGTTGATATGTTCATATTGGTCATGTGTATTCTCTCATCTAGAAAGTCAAACTACTGTATTcgtaaatgattttttttaaaaaaaagtttaatcaGCAACATTAGTATTGAAATCCAAAGATTTGTACATGCACACTGTTGGCTATAGAAGGCAAACAAGTTTGAGTTCTATAGTCAACAGTGGCAAGTTGTGGGTGTGCCCTATAGCATGTGTCATGACCTAATGTTCATATTCATATTTGAAAATTATGCTACATTAGTGCATTTTTGTTGCATCTTAATCTGTTGAACTGCATGTTAGAAAAAACAGGTCTGATACTCTATAATTTAGTTTGTGTTGAGTGCTCTCTCTATCTTTAATGTGAAATAAAATTTACCCTATAACCAAAGAGTGTGTTATAGTACTGCTGCTTTTTNNNNNNNNNNNNNNNNNNNNNNNNNNNNNNNNNNNNNNNNNNNNNNNNNNNNNNNNNNNNNNNNNNNNNNNNNNNNNNNNNNNNNNNNNNNNNNNNNNNNCTTTTTCACatgaaaagcagcttaaaaaaagCCACATAACATACctcccaaaaaaaattaaaaaaaaaggagggggggatatGACTGCATAGGGGAGGAAATATGTGGCTCTGACCTTCCTCATCATTGGCATTCAAGATGGAAGGCTTCTTGTGTGGCTATGTGGCCCACAAGGCTGGAAAAAATCCTCACTCTTTTCAATGTTGTATTTCTTGAGAAGGTGCTGAAAATAGTAGTGAATGGGTTCTGAAGCTTCATaccaatcaattaaaaaaaaacttgcctgTTTGTATGTCCTTCCAGAGAACCCAGGATTTGGAACTGTCTTCAAATACAACAAAGCAGGTCTGCTTGAGTTTGTTTATCTGAAATGAGAGCAGATTTGAGATAGTGATATCTGAACACTAGGAATCCTTACAATTTGAATAACTCTGTCAAAAAGATATTACCTTTTTGATAGTTCCAAGATAAAACAAGCCATCTGACCATCTAGCTAGGACATCTTGACCTTCTTCAAATTTGCACACTGGTTTTTTGGCTTTCTGTCCATCCCGTGAGGACAGTTTGGTCAAGGATATCGGTGGTTTTTGGTTTCGACGTAAAGGAGACCGCTTGTGGACCACTGAATTACCCACCCCCGTAGAGTCTCTGGggacaaaaaatataaaattgggATTAATAATCTGTTACTTGCTCTTTTTTATCAGTACATACTAATATATTAACTTTACTACTTGGAATAAACTTGCTACCCAAATAAAATCTAACAAGGTAGGTAATGGTGGTGAAGTCAGACTAAAATGCCATATTTCCCCTCTGAAATTGTTGATGGTGGGCTAATACAGGGCTAGAGAAAGATGTCATATTTCTAAGCATCAGCAATGAGTTATAAGCATATGGCTGCCTCTGAAAACTGTATCTTTAACCCAGTCCTCTGAAGTTTCATTTATTGCTTAGCTTCATGTCTAGTATTTTCAGAGTATACATCAATGAAGATTTACCACTTTTGGAAGACGACTGAAGCTTGTTGTATTTGTACAAATGAATAGTGCAAAACTAATTTGGCAGCATTCTTAAGGACAATAAAACTGAAGCCGTTCTAATCTTCCACATATACTATACTGAATACAGGAACCAACAAAACTGTTATAGTTCAAGCACAGTGCTTAGTTCAATGAATGCTTATGCAAGCAGTGAAATGCAATGCATTTCAACTTTGGCACTTAAGAGGAATAAGCAAACAGatctttttgctgttttttcaaTCTGGTAATAAGTGCTGTGTCAAAGAAATCATGTGTTCAAACATTTGTATCATCTCCCAGTTCATGTGTAAAATTCTCTACCGAGCaactgaaggaaaaaagaatggaaaggtACTCACAGTGGAGAATGTCTCCATAGAATTTAAGAAGTAAACAGGACCAGCATTATCTTCCACAAAAGCAGAGGGGAATACCGGGATGGAAGAATGGAACTCATCAGTAGGAAAAAATGTCCCCCATGCCTCAAATACACCACTTTATCATATAACTGAGCTGAACCACATACTTGTAGTATGAACCTATGCaagtttactcagaagcaagtctcTGAATTTTCAATTGGATGTTTTCTCTAGTAGGCACATCAAAGGCTAAAGCTAGATTTCCACATACAATTCCCATAAGTAAATCCAACCAGGTTTATTAAGATTTATTCCAAAGCACATTAAAAACACCCTTAAAATCTGCTGCAAAGGAGGCATAACAGAAGGTGATAAATATTTCACTCCTTTTGGCCAGAGCCACCTAATTTTTGTTCATCACACAGCTCAGAGAATGAGAAGTAAGTACATTTTATGCCATGTCTGTGCACTTCAAGAGCCCTGAAGTTGGGTTCCATAGTTTAATCTTACAgggcagtggttttcaaactgtggggtgtgacccttgggagagctGCAAGAAACTGCTCAGCCCTGCCACAGCTACTGCAGAAATCCCCTCCAGCATCATCCTCTTTCTCACAAGAAAGAAGATAACACTACAGGATATTTGTGCAGCAGCCACAGCAAAATTGGGCTGGTGGCTGAAGCATCTTGTCCTCATCTTCTTTCTGCTTTCTCATCAACAGCCCCGGCCTGTACTTCCCTATCTAATCTTGGCACCACTATACCTTCACCTTGCTCCCAGGCCACTACCGCTGCACCTCCATTACAGTTCTTTCTTCCTGAGCTTCCTAGGATGATACTCCTGCAGAAATCTCCTTGTGTCATAGTCCTAGGAAGCAGCAGAGGGAAAGCTTGTAGACTGGTGGTGGCAGCCTGGGAGCAAGGCAGAGGCGCCATGGTGAAAGAGAgcaagagccttcttggtggctgctcccaccctctggaactcccttccgcaGGAGGCTAGGCTGGGCCCTCCTTGCTTGCTTTTAGTCAGCacatcaaaatgtttttatttaagcaagtgtTTGATACAtaattaaagtactgtatatcagggtagttttaacttttgtatatttcaattgtttcaaattttattgtaatttttaaaatgtttttatttgtgagctgccttgggtcccttct
Encoded proteins:
- the LOC121929806 gene encoding metal-response element-binding transcription factor 2 — encoded protein: MVCTICQEEYSEAPNEIVICDKCGQGYHQLCHTPNIDSSVIDSDDKWLCRQCVFATTTKRGGALKKGPNAKALQVMKQTLPYNVADLEWDAGHKTNAQQCYCYCGGPGDWYLKMLQCCKCKQWFHEACVQCLQKPMLYGDRFYTFVCSVCSSGPEYLKRLPLQWVDIAHLCLYNLSVIHKKKYFDSELELMTYINENWDRLHPGEVSG